In Amyelois transitella isolate CPQ chromosome 28, ilAmyTran1.1, whole genome shotgun sequence, the following are encoded in one genomic region:
- the LOC106143083 gene encoding uncharacterized protein LOC106143083, which produces MEVEEAICVYLLLRKKERKKKRQYWVHPILRDRFTHGQFQTLYPKLRSFEPKFFNYLRMSINSFDELLEMISKQIESNDTHMRSSVSPEEKLVITLRYLGTGCSFGELHYNFRLGKSTITGIVREVCEALWEKVTKNVMPESSEDIWKKIAKDFEKYANFPNCIGAIDGKHIRITKPKDSGSLYYNYKTFFSIVLLALCDSNYCFTFIDIGSYGKSSDSAIFKNSAFYKRLIEKSLHIPKPKPISETDPKPLPYVIVGDEAFGLSENVMRPYAGKGLSYEKKIFNYRLSRARRFIECTFGILANKWRIFHRPINVNIDFAEDIIKACCVLHNFVRTRDGIQYEDTLHTAPMSNLITLHAGRGTPSSLNIRDKYANYFVNEGRVEWQDTKI; this is translated from the exons ATGGAAGTCGAAGAAGCAATATGTGTGTACTTGTTGCTccgtaaaaaagaaagaaagaagaaacgGCAGTATTGGGTGCATCCAATATTACGCGATCGGTTTACTCATGGTCAGTTTCAGACTTTATATCCAAAATTAAGAAGTTTTGAACCAAAATTCTTCAATTATTTGAGAATGTCGATAAATTCATTTGATGAATTATTAGAAATGATAAGTAAACAAATTGAATCTAATGATACCCATATGAGGTCAAGCGTGTCCCCAGAAGAAAAACTCGTGATCACATTAAg atatCTGGGTACTGGTTGTTCCTTTGGAGAACTACATTACAACTTTCGTCTTGGCAAATCTACAATCACAGGAATTGTCCGTGAAGTATGTGAAGCTCTGTGGGAAAAAGTCACAAAAAACGTCATGCCTGAATCCAGCGAAGATATATGGAAGAAAATAGctaaagattttgaaaaatatgcaaattttCCCAATTGCATAGGCGCCATAGATGGCAAGCATATAAGGATTACAAAACCCAAAGATTCGGGTtctttgtattataattacaaaacttttttttccaTAGTACTGTTGGCACTTTGTGATAGTAACTATTGTTTTACTTTCATAGATATCGGATCTTACGGAAAAAGTAGTGATTctgcaatttttaaaaattcagcATTTTATAAAAGGTTAATAGAAAAGTCATTACACATACCAAAACCTAAACCAATATCTGAAACAGATCCTAAACCATTGCCATACGTCATAGTTGGCGATGAAGCGTTTGGTTTATCCGAAAATGTAATGCGACCCTATGCAGGTAAAGGGCTAtcatacgaaaaaaaaatatttaattacaggtTATCAAGAGCTCGACGTTTTATTGAATGCACTTTTGGAATTCTGGCAAACAAGTGGCGCATTTTTCATAGGCCTATAAACGTGAATATAGACTTTGCCGAAGACATAATAAAGGCCTGTTGCGTGCTACACAATTTTGTTAGAACTAGAGATGGTATACAGTATGAAGATACTTTACATACTGCGCCAATGAGTAATCTTATTACATTACATGCAGGAAGGGGTACACCATCATCATTAAACATTAGAGACAAATATGCTAATTACTTTGTGAATGAGGGTCGTGTAGAATGGCAAGACacgaaaatatga
- the LOC132903639 gene encoding uncharacterized protein LOC132903639 has translation MDRFDTELFIDEVEKRPALWNIQCAEYSNKTIGAWQELVEIFGENEDSLEKKVLFGVLLQKKWKNIRDAYNKEFKKGKSIPSGSGACKGSKYMYFDRLSFLQKTIENKETITNIDEAKNEEIRNIDQKLDNFVNAREIQPVPNKRKKTKITSEERLADILENSIESRDKIQRQIQESMSKQDDDDKLFCMSLYKELKKVPENKRLATKIELLQVIQKGQKLPSPIHITSQQNTPNAVFWQNQQYSNPQGYFTGYSTIVPGESPSPLSCNSTDDSQSSIVQNIYSDV, from the exons ATGGATCGCTTCGACACCGAGCTATTCATCGATGAGGTGGAAAAAAGACCTGCTTTGTGGAACATCCAATGTGCAGAATATTCTAACAAAACGATCGGAGCTTGGCAGGAGCTGGTGGAGATTTTTGGAGAAAATGAGGATTCTTTGGAAAAGAAGGTTCTTTTTG gtgtattattacaaaaaaaatggaagAACATCCGTGATGCTTATAATAAGGAATTCAAGAAAGGCAAATCAATTCCTTCTGGTTCTGGTGCATGTAAAGGTTCAAAATACATGTATTTCGACCGGCTTTCTTTTCTTCAGAAGACGATAGAAAACAAAGAAACTATCACAAACATAGATGAAGccaaaaatgaagaaattcgGAACATTGACCAAAAGCtagataattttgtaaatgcaCGTGAAATACAACCGGTACCCAATAAAAGGaagaaaactaaaattacttcaGAAGAGCGATTGGCTGACATATTAGAAAATAGTATTGAATCAAGAGATAAAATACAAAGACAGATACAAGAAAGTATGTCAAAgcaagatgatgatgataaactTTTTTGCATGTCATTGTATAAAGAGTTAAAGAAAGTTCCAGAAAATAAACGATTGGCTACTAAAATTGAATTGCTCCAGGTAATACAGAAAGGGCAGAAATTACCATCGCCTATTCATATCACGAGCCAGCAAAACACGCCTAATGCAGTATTTTGGCAAAACCAACAATATTCAAACCCACAAGGATATTTCACTGGATATTCTACAATAGTACCAGGAGAGTCTCCATCGCCTTTATCATGCAATAGCACTGACGATTCACAGTCTTCTatagtacaaaatatatattctgacgtataa
- the LOC132903638 gene encoding uncharacterized protein LOC132903638, which translates to MEMLGLTIRFLATGNSFRDMEFTDYRGKSTIGKIVRDVCRAIWDILLSESIPKISEERIEKIAKDFDVKTNFPNCMGALDGKHIRICSPAHSGSLFFNYKSFNSIVLLALVDSKYRFVYVDIGSYGKECDSTIFHNSKLYELLLQNRLPIPAPKPLPGLQNSVPYVFIADEGLPLLNNLIRPYPGKHLREEQRVFNYRLSRARRYVECAFGIFANKWRVFHRPLNVQYNFATDIIKACCVLHNFVVSRDGVRKSEELYIDDCFLNLPQTADDVSLTNPVNIRDEFCKYFNSDVGALSWQLSKI; encoded by the exons ATGGAAATGCTAGGCTTAACtataag ATTTTTGGCAACAGGGAATTCATTCAGAGATATGGAATTCACAGATTATCGTGGAAAATCTACAATTGGAAAAATTGTACGAGATGTTTGTCGTGCTATATGGGACATTCTTTTAAGTGAAAGTATACCGAAAATATCCGAAGagcgaattgaaaaaatagctaAGGATTTTGacgtaaaaacaaatttcccGAATTGCATGGGGGCATTGGACGGGAAACACATCCGAATATGTAGTCCTGCCCACAGTGGGtcccttttttttaactataaaagttttaactCTATAGTCTTGCTGGCACTGGTGGATTCtaagtatagatttgtatATGTTGATATAGGATCGTATGGAAAGGAATGTGATTCCACCATTTTCCACAATTCAAAACTATACGAATTATTATTGCAAAATCGACTTCCCATACCAGCGCCAAAGCCTTTACCGGGGCTCCAAAATTCAGTTCCCTATGTTTTTATCGCTGATGAAGGCCTACCGTTACTTAACAATCTAATTCGTCCATACCCAGGGAAGCATCTCAGAGAAGAACAAAGGGTTTTCAACTATCGTTTGAGTCGAGCAAGAAGATATGTCGAGTGTGCTTTTGGTATTTTCGCAAATAAATGGCGAGTATTTCATCGGCCCTTAAatgttcaatataattttgcgACCGACATTATCAAAGCATGTTGtgttttacacaattttgttGTAAGTCGAGATGGAGTTAGAAAATCAGAGGAGTTATATATTGACGACTGTTTTTTGAACCTTCCACAAACAGCAGATGACGTTTCCTTAACAAATCCTGTCAATATAAGAGAcgaattttgtaaatactttaatagTGATGTCGGTGCGCTTAGTTGGCAACTAAGCAAAATATAA
- the LOC132903637 gene encoding uncharacterized protein LOC132903637, whose protein sequence is MDVNTFLIFYWYYRRRQRNRRFWVHPILTQRSNLGIFRNLMSDLRRDESKFFNYFRMSMTTFDDLLKRVNVDLKKHDTNMRKSITPEEKLAICLRYLASGCSYMDLHYAYRVGVSTINSIIVEVTNVIWNNLHQEFMKLPDTKYEWEQIADAFYNKANFPHCIGAVDGKHIRMKKPSHSGSMYMNYKNFFSIVLLAVVDSNYRFTYISVGSYGKECDSSIFKESTFWKRLNDGSLDLPEARPLFTGLESRVPFVIVGDEAFGLHYNLLRPYGGTHLDKNKRIFNYRLTRARRYVECAFGILANKWRIFHRPLDVSTSTAISIVKTCAVLHNYIMHNESSYANIDSNDSTISLENVRNEPNTRGGRCANTIRTEFTNYFVSEVGAVPWQDEAIQG, encoded by the exons ATGGACGTAAATACTTTCCTAATTTTCTATTGGTATTATCGGCGTCGGCAGCGAAATAGAAGATTCTGGGTTCATCCTATTCTGACACAACGCTCGAATTTGGGTATTTTTCGGAATCTTATGAGCGATTTGAGAAGAGATGagtcaaaatttttcaattattttagaatGAGTATGACCACATTTGACGATCTTTTAAAAAGGGTGAatgtagatttaaaaaaacatgatacaAATATGAGAAAAAGCATCACACCTGAAGAAAAGTTAGCAATATGTTTAAG GTACTTGGCATCTGGGTGTTCGTACATGGATTTGCATTACGCATATCGAGTGGGAGTCTCAACAATCAACTCAATAATAGTAGAAGTAACAAACGTCATATGGAATAATTTGCATCAGGAGTTTATGAAATTGCCCGACACAAAATATGAGTGGGAACAAATTGCTGacgcattttataataaagctaACTTTCCTCACTGCATTGGTGCAGTTGATGGGAAGCACATAAGAATGAAGAAACCAAGTCACAGCGGTTCTATGTACATGAAttacaagaattttttttccattgtaTTGCTAGCGGTAGTGGATTCGAATTATAGATTCACCTATATCAGCGTAGGCTCTTATGGCAAAGAATGCGACTCCTCTATATTCAAAGAATCTACTTTCTGGAAAAGATTAAATGATGGCAGTTTAGATTTACCAGAAGCTCGTCCTCTCTTTACAGGTTTGGAATCACGTGTTCCATTTGTGATAGTGGGTGATGAAGCATTTGGTTTGCATTATAATCTGTTGAGACCCTATGGAGGAACtcatttagataaaaataaaaggatatTTAACTATCGATTAACAAGAGCCAGACGTTATGTGGAGTGCGCGTTTGGAATATTGGCAAATAAATGGCGAATATTTCATCGTCCATTGGACGTAAGCACCAGTACAGCTATCTCGATAGTTAAAACTTGCGCCGTGCTTCATAACTATATCATGCATAATGAAAGTTCATATGCGAACATTGACAGCAACGATTCAACGATATCTTTGGAAAACGTACGTAATGAGCCAAATACACGAGGTGGACGCTGTGCTAACACAATACGAACAGAGTtcacaaattattttgtttctgaaGTGGGAGCTGTACCTTGGCAAGACGAAGCAATACAAGgataa